DNA from Coriobacteriaceae bacterium:
CGGCAGACGCCCGCCTTGCCGCACCGCGCCCGGGCATTATGGCCGGTGGCCCCCACAAACGCAAAAGGGGCGCACGACCATCGCAACGGTCGTGTGCCCCTTTTCCTAGCGTATCTGAACGCCGGCTTTCTTTTTCTCGGCCTTGACACGGTAGAGTTCCGTGTCGGCGGCGCGAAGCAGGTTTTGCCAGGTATCAATACCATCGCCGACCCGCGCGCAACCGATGGACATCCGCAATGCATACGGCACCTCGGCATGCGCGAGCTCGTCGTTGATTGTCGCGCACAGATGCATGATATCCTGTTCCGCCGCTGCCTTTTGGAGCACCACGAACTCATCGCCACCATAACGCGCGATAAAGCCACCAGACGCCGAGCAGACCTCTTTGAGCGCAGCGGATATTACCTGAAGAGCATGGTCGCCCTCCACATGTCCATAGCGATCGTTAATCTGCTTAAAGCCGTCAGCGTCCATCATAAGCAGATACACATCTTCGGCCTGATCCACATTTGAAAAGAGCGACAGCATATAGGTCTCAAAACGGTTGCGGTTGTTGAGTCCAGTCAACGGGTCAGTCGAGATCAGTTGCTCCTGGCAGATGATATAGAGCAGCAACATGCTAATCATTATGCCGACACAAAGGCCAGGCACCGAGTATACGATCTGAAAGGTACCGCCCACCAGAGCGGGAACCGCAAAAAAGGCGAGGGTGCGATAAATGGCCTTCTTTTGCAGGCTTTCGACTTTTCGAGCCTGAATAAAGGCATGCAAGGACGTATATATGACGTAGCAGTAGCTAACGATAGGCTGAATCATATAAAGCGCTCCGCGACGATATACGCCCCGCGCATCGATATAGAACATAGCGTGCGTCCAGTAGCTGGTAAATGCCAGAACGACCACCAATGCGGTTGGCAACGTTAAAAGTACCACCCTATAGGGCGTGGTCAGGAGCCGTGAGCCCTGCATCGTCTCGGAATAGAAAAACCAAATGAGGCACGCGATGGCGAACAGCGAAAACGAAACCGCGTTGGAAATCCAGTTGGCCGTGATGCCTACAGGAGTGCTCACGCCGTCCGAGAGCGTCCAGATCATATCGAAGAAAATGTAGGCAGCAGACGTGTAGCCCAGCATGCTAAACAAAAGCTGCTGGGTGCTCGAGAACAGGGAGCGACGGCTTCGTACGGCAAGTCCGATAAGAATAATCATGCACAGCAGGAATATCTCGATCTTGAGTGCCTTTACCACTAGACGCCCTCCCTTCAATATCCAAGTGGCCAGAATCGCCCAATTCGAATCTGGGCAACAAACACCCCCTACTCCGCAGGGGTAAGGGGAATAATAGCAGAGCGCCCGAACGTCACTGCAAGACAGCTCTCGTTCGGGCGCTCAAACGGCGCGAGTTGCACGCCGGAATCATTGATGGGTATCGATTGCTACTCGCCATCGATGTCGGTCGCGACAGCCTCTTCGATGGCCTCGACACCGGCAGGCGACAGGTCTTCCTTGCCCTGGCAGAACTTCTTATCGACCCAGCCGGTTAGAATCGGGGCCATGATTGCCGTGATGATGACGGCAGTGGCGATCTGCGCATACGCAGTGGGCGCAAGCTCGGCATAGCGCGGAGCGACCTCGGCGAGGGCGACCGGCGTGGTCATGGCCGTGCCGGCAATGGTGGAACATGCCACAGCCGCCTTACCGTTGCCGCCACACAGACGCTCAAAGGCAAAGGTAATGGGACCGACGATAAAGAGCGTGATGAGACCCAGCAGGATGCCCGAAATGCCACCGGCGATGAAGCTCGAAAGGCTCATGGACGCACCGAGCTGAAAACCAATTACAGCAATCGCGGGATTGGCGCCGGGAACCAGCAGGTTCTTGATAAACGGGAACAAGTTGCCCAGGACCATGCCGATAACAAGCGGCAGGATGGATCCGATGATGGTGCCGACAGGGATGTTGGCAAGACCCGAAACACCAAGGATGATCATCGTGACGGCGGGGCCGGCCGTAAAGAACAGGATACCGACGGCGCCCTGCTCGGACTCATCGCCGAACTCGCCCATGATGCCCGTATAGAGCGCCATGTTGCAAAACGTAATGCCGCCGATGATAGACACGGAGCTCAGACCCAGGAAGTTGTCGTTAAAGAAATATGCCACGCCTAGGCCGAGAGCCGCTGCGACGACCAGCTTGGGAATCAGCACGACGATGCCGGTCTTGATGGCGCCCGGCGTGGACTTAAAGCTGATGCCGGCGCCCACGAACAGCAAGATCGCGGCAACGATGGTGTTGGAGCCGCCGCGGCAGGCAGCCGTAAAGAAGCCGCCGACCTCAAAGACCTGCGGGCAGAAGGTATTGAGCAAAAGGCCGACGATCATCGGATAGATCATGATGTCGCCCGGGATACGCGGGACCTTGAATTTCTTTTGCTCGTTGGCGGTCGCTTCCTGTGCCATGAAACCCCCATTTCCGCTGACGGGGTACAAAAGCCCACGTCACGCTTTGCTACAGTAAAGTTTGACCATGGTACCAGAAGAAATAGACCAGCTCGGTGAAAAATCCGACAAGTTGGGATGGAACGAGATTCGGCGCCCGCGACGCCACCCCTATATAAGGCTCAAGACAATATAGAGTACGATGCCCGAGACGCAGCACCACAGCATCGATTTTGTCTTGACCGCCACGACCACGACGCCGACGGCCGCAATCCAGGGAACCAAGGCAGGCCAGAGTCCCGCGTCGAACGCGCCGGGGCTCACCAAGTCGTTGGCGACCAGCGCGGCAAAGGCAGCGGGCGGGATATAGCCCAGGGCCTCGGTAATGCGGGGCGACAGGGTCCGCCCGCGCAAGGCGAACGCCGGCGCGATGCGAAAGAACGCGATAGCAGCCCACGACGACAGCCACAGAACCAAGAACTCGTTAACGGGCATCGCGGGCACCTCTTCCGTCAAATACTGCATCGCACGCCAACGCAATGGCAATGCCGGCCACGACGCTTGCCGGCACGGCAATATTCACGAGGCCCAAGAACTTGCATACGGCGACGGACACCGCGCCCGAAACCGCCGCGACAACGTTGCCGCGCGACAGCCGCTGCGAAAAGAGCAGGCAGATAAAGAGCGAGGTGCAGACAAAGGCTGCAATGGCGGTGGGAACATCGACAACGGCGCCGACGATGGCGCCCATCGTACACGAAACGCCCCATGTTGCGATGAGGATCACGTTGAGCACAAAGGACTCGCGCGGGCCCCAATCCTCCCCTTCAACCAACTTGGCAAGCGAGATGCCATATGCCTCCTCGGTAAGTGTCGCGGCAACAGCCAGCGTCTGACGCTTCGAGGCACCCGTCAGATGCGGCGCGATCGATGCCGAGTAAAGCGCAAAACGCGAGGAGATGGCGGCAACGCTCGCGATAATCGAAGGTGCCGGTACGCCCGCCAGCCAAAGATTGCAGATCATAAACTGGCCGCTGCCCGTCACAAACGTGCTGCTCAGGGCAAAGACCATCCAGGGCTCCATTCCCGTCTGCCCCATGATCATTCCGCACGGCGCGCCTATTGCAACATAGGTAAGCATCACCGGCCAGACGGTTCTAACGATTTTGAGCACCATACGCTTCTCATCCTGACAAGGTCTCCGAGCCGCATGTAGCGATACGGCAGAATCATCATCCGACAGCAACCGAGTTCACCTACAATTGCCACCGGATCGAAAGACACAACTTTTTAGGAAGTCATTATGACAGCTATCGATCGAGACCGGGCGCGCGCGGCCTTCAAAAGCTACACCGATGCCTACGACGCCACCAACCCACGCATCGCGCTCAAAATCGAGCATACGTACCACGTGGCCGAGGCATGCGATGCCGTAGCGCGCGAGCAGGGCTGGTCGTCAGAAGATATTGACCTGGCATGGCTTTGCGGCCTGCTACACGATATGGGCCGCTTTGAGCAGCTGCGACGCTGGGACACCTTTAAGGACGCCGAGAGCATGAGCCATGCGGCGCTGGGCATCGAGGTCCTCTTTGGCGAGAATCCCGCCGATGCACCCGCCACGACAGACATCCGTGACTTTATCGAAACCGGTGCGCATGACGAGCTCATCCGAGCGAGCATCGCCTATCACAGCGACTTTCGCCTGCCGGCACAACTCGACGAGCGTACACGGTGCTTCTGCGATATCGTGCGCGATGGTGACAAGATCGACATTATGCGCACCATCGCCGACAGCACCGTCGACACTATCCTCAAGGTGGACGAGAAGACGTTTCTCGGCAGCCGTTTCTCGTCGCCGACACTTGCCGCCTTTGACGAGCACCGCTGCGTCGCACGCGATGAGCGCGATGAGCCCGCCGACTTCTTGGTGGGGCTTATCTGCTTTATGTTTGAGCTCGTCTATCCAGCAAGCCGCGCGCTGGCGCGCGAACAGGGCGATATCCACCGCCTGCTCGACGCGCCCTTTGGCATTACGCGGCCCTTTACCGACCCCGCCACGCAGGCAACCTGGAGCCGCCTAAAGGACGAGATGCGCGACTGGCTGGCGCGCGCCTAGCGCTCAAGCTGGGCCAGCAGCTCCTCGACGACCTCGACGGCATCCCCAACAACCTTGTACTGGGCAGCACCGAAAATGGGGGCATCCGGGTCCTCGTTGATGGCGATGATGCACTCCGCCCCACCGATGCCGGCAAGATGTTGGATGGCGCCCGAAACACCGATACTCACGAGAAGCCTGGGCGAAACCGATACGCCCGTCTGGCCAATCTGGTGGCGATACTCCAGCCAACCCGCCTCCACGACGGGACGCGTGCAACCAAGCTCGGCACCCAGAGCCTCGGCGAGCCTTCGCATCAACGGCAGGTTTTTCTTGGAACCAATGCCGCGACCCACCACGACCAGGCGCTCGGCATTGGCGATCGAGGGCTGCTGTCCCCACTCCTCGGCGGGAATCGAGATCTCGACACGAGCCTTAGCATCATCCGCAAGCGATATCTGGGTGATCGTGCCAGAGCGGCCGTAGTCGAAGTCGGGAGCCTTAAAGATACCGGGGCGCACCGTTGCCATCTGCGGACGGTGGTTGGGGCAAATGATGGTGGCCATCAGGTTGCCGCCAAACGCCGGACGCGTCTGTTGCAGCAGTCCCGTCTCTGTATCCATCGAAAGTACGGTGCAGTCAGCCGTAAGGCCCGTCTGCAAACGCACGGCAACGCCGGGTGCCAGTTCGCGACCAAAAGCGGTCGCACCGTATAGGATGGCCTCGGGTTTGCGTTCGGCTACCAAATCGCAGATCAAGCGGGCGTAGACCTCCGCATCGTTTTGGCGCAGGCGCTCGTCGCGACAGGCCAGGACTTCGTCGGCGCCCGCGCAAACCAGATGCTCCAGGTCCCCGAGCGAGCCCTCGGGGCTCATGCCGACCAGTGCCACCAGACGGCAGCCGCGAGCATCGGCAAGCTCGCGCCCCTTGCCCATAAGCTCATAGGCAACGGGAGTCACCGTATCGTGCTCGTCGGTCTGCACGAAGACCCAAATGTCTCGATATGCATCAAGGTCCACCGCACCAGCGGCCTCGTCACACTCGATCGAGATAGCGTTGACAGGGCAGGCGTCGACGCACCCACCGCATAGGATACAGCCCTCGGTTACGCGGGCGCATCGGTTGGGACGCTCGCCCTCCACCACAATGCCGCCCGAGGCGCAGGCGCGAACGCAGCGACCGCAGCCGATACAGGCTTCGCTATCGATAATCAGTCCGCTCATCTATGCCATCCCCTCGATGATCTTGGCAAGTTTTGCCGCCTGCTCGGACGCCGTTCCGTCAACGGCCTCGCACGTTTGGTCACGGTCGGGCACAAACGAGCGCACGACCTGTGTCGGCGACCCGGCAAGACCGCAACGCGCGGGGTCGGCGTTCACGTCGGCGGCACTGACCACGCGCACGTCCGCCTCCTCCGCCGCGCGGATACCGGCAATACTCGGCATACGCAACTGGCCAATCTCCTTGGCAGTCGTCATCGCGCACGGCATCTCCAGATAGACCGTCTCCTCGCCGGCGTCACAGCCGTGGACAAGCGCCAGCGAGCCGCACGTCGTAAAGCCCGCGCTCTGTACGCAGCTCACATCGGTCACGCAGGGAATCTCGAAGGCGCCGGCCAGTTCGGGGCCAATCTGGGCAGTATCGCCATCCACCGCCATCTTGCCGCAGATGAGCAGGTCGAAGTGCTCGTCGAGCGCCTCGATGCCGCATTTGAGAGCATAGGTGGTCGCCAACGTGTCCGCACCCGCAAAAGCACGGTCGGTGAGCAGCAATGCATCGTCGGCGCCGCGGGCGATGCAGTCGCGCAGTAGCGATTCGGTTGCAGGGATACCCATCGATACCACCGTCACGCGCACATCCATGCCAAAGCCGATAAAGTCGTCCTTGAGCGCCAACGCACATTCGAGGGCACTTGCATCGAAGGGATTAATGACCGCCTGCTTGCCATCGCGCACGATGGTATTGGTTTTGGGGTCCATCTTGACCTCGGTGCTTCCCGGCACCGCCTTGACGCACACCACCATATGGAAATCACTCATCTTCACGCGCCCCCTTTCTGGACGAGTTCATCCAAGAGCTTCTCCGAAAACAGGTTGCCACGGCCCAGCTGCCCGGCAGGATCGAGCTGCAGCTTGAGTCGAGCCGATTCAACCATGGCCTCGTGGCCGTACATCGTCTCCAAAAAGCCCGCTTTGATCTTGCCGACGCCGTGCTCGGCAGAGACGGCGCCGCCCATAGCCGTTACCTCCGCAGCCCACTGGGCAAACAGCTCGCCACCGCGACGGTAGTCTTGCGCATCGCGAGGCAGGATATTCACATGCAGATGGTTGTTGCCGATATGTCCCCAGGCGGCAGACTCAAGCCCGCTTTCGGCCAGCGTGCGGCGATAGAGGGCAACGACATCGGCCAGGCGCGTGTTGGGCACCGACATATCCGACCCCAGCTTGGTAATGGTGGGGTCGGTGCGGCGGCGCTCGTCGATGAGCATGTTGACGCTCTCGGGAACGGCGTGGCGGAAGAACCGCTGGCATTCGCGATCGACCTCGGTGCGTGCAACCCAGGTCGCGTCGTCGTGGCCGCCCGCAAGCTCCAAAACCCATCCCAGGTGGTACAGCTCCTCGGTCGCTTGCGCCTCGTCGTCG
Protein-coding regions in this window:
- a CDS encoding diguanylate cyclase, whose translation is MVKALKIEIFLLCMIILIGLAVRSRRSLFSSTQQLLFSMLGYTSAAYIFFDMIWTLSDGVSTPVGITANWISNAVSFSLFAIACLIWFFYSETMQGSRLLTTPYRVVLLTLPTALVVVLAFTSYWTHAMFYIDARGVYRRGALYMIQPIVSYCYVIYTSLHAFIQARKVESLQKKAIYRTLAFFAVPALVGGTFQIVYSVPGLCVGIMISMLLLYIICQEQLISTDPLTGLNNRNRFETYMLSLFSNVDQAEDVYLLMMDADGFKQINDRYGHVEGDHALQVISAALKEVCSASGGFIARYGGDEFVVLQKAAAEQDIMHLCATINDELAHAEVPYALRMSIGCARVGDGIDTWQNLLRAADTELYRVKAEKKKAGVQIR
- a CDS encoding 2-keto-3-deoxygluconate permease, with the protein product MAQEATANEQKKFKVPRIPGDIMIYPMIVGLLLNTFCPQVFEVGGFFTAACRGGSNTIVAAILLFVGAGISFKSTPGAIKTGIVVLIPKLVVAAALGLGVAYFFNDNFLGLSSVSIIGGITFCNMALYTGIMGEFGDESEQGAVGILFFTAGPAVTMIILGVSGLANIPVGTIIGSILPLVIGMVLGNLFPFIKNLLVPGANPAIAVIGFQLGASMSLSSFIAGGISGILLGLITLFIVGPITFAFERLCGGNGKAAVACSTIAGTAMTTPVALAEVAPRYAELAPTAYAQIATAVIITAIMAPILTGWVDKKFCQGKEDLSPAGVEAIEEAVATDIDGE
- a CDS encoding AzlD domain-containing protein, with the translated sequence MPVNEFLVLWLSSWAAIAFFRIAPAFALRGRTLSPRITEALGYIPPAAFAALVANDLVSPGAFDAGLWPALVPWIAAVGVVVVAVKTKSMLWCCVSGIVLYIVLSLI
- a CDS encoding AzlC family ABC transporter permease — translated: MLTYVAIGAPCGMIMGQTGMEPWMVFALSSTFVTGSGQFMICNLWLAGVPAPSIIASVAAISSRFALYSASIAPHLTGASKRQTLAVAATLTEEAYGISLAKLVEGEDWGPRESFVLNVILIATWGVSCTMGAIVGAVVDVPTAIAAFVCTSLFICLLFSQRLSRGNVVAAVSGAVSVAVCKFLGLVNIAVPASVVAGIAIALACDAVFDGRGARDAR
- a CDS encoding HD domain-containing protein, translating into MTAIDRDRARAAFKSYTDAYDATNPRIALKIEHTYHVAEACDAVAREQGWSSEDIDLAWLCGLLHDMGRFEQLRRWDTFKDAESMSHAALGIEVLFGENPADAPATTDIRDFIETGAHDELIRASIAYHSDFRLPAQLDERTRCFCDIVRDGDKIDIMRTIADSTVDTILKVDEKTFLGSRFSSPTLAAFDEHRCVARDERDEPADFLVGLICFMFELVYPASRALAREQGDIHRLLDAPFGITRPFTDPATQATWSRLKDEMRDWLARA
- a CDS encoding electron transfer flavoprotein subunit alpha, which gives rise to MSGLIIDSEACIGCGRCVRACASGGIVVEGERPNRCARVTEGCILCGGCVDACPVNAISIECDEAAGAVDLDAYRDIWVFVQTDEHDTVTPVAYELMGKGRELADARGCRLVALVGMSPEGSLGDLEHLVCAGADEVLACRDERLRQNDAEVYARLICDLVAERKPEAILYGATAFGRELAPGVAVRLQTGLTADCTVLSMDTETGLLQQTRPAFGGNLMATIICPNHRPQMATVRPGIFKAPDFDYGRSGTITQISLADDAKARVEISIPAEEWGQQPSIANAERLVVVGRGIGSKKNLPLMRRLAEALGAELGCTRPVVEAGWLEYRHQIGQTGVSVSPRLLVSIGVSGAIQHLAGIGGAECIIAINEDPDAPIFGAAQYKVVGDAVEVVEELLAQLER
- a CDS encoding electron transfer flavoprotein subunit beta/FixA family protein, whose product is MSDFHMVVCVKAVPGSTEVKMDPKTNTIVRDGKQAVINPFDASALECALALKDDFIGFGMDVRVTVVSMGIPATESLLRDCIARGADDALLLTDRAFAGADTLATTYALKCGIEALDEHFDLLICGKMAVDGDTAQIGPELAGAFEIPCVTDVSCVQSAGFTTCGSLALVHGCDAGEETVYLEMPCAMTTAKEIGQLRMPSIAGIRAAEEADVRVVSAADVNADPARCGLAGSPTQVVRSFVPDRDQTCEAVDGTASEQAAKLAKIIEGMA